One stretch of Gemmatimonadales bacterium DNA includes these proteins:
- a CDS encoding TolC family protein produces MSWRGRIAGAVLLGMIAAGHVDAQQPVQAVTLEQAIRLARAASPTVVTAQGSTRAAQLETRSALWQYIPALTLTPGANLLLSSGQARLDPVTSELISGNQSTFSYSFGLNATYTIFDGFMRTYQLRRQRALEAAANASLTSTIFASDYGATQAFFAALADQQLVVVAQSNVASAEAQLKLATAKLHAGSGRLSDSLTAQGTYLQSKLGVLQAQSNLVNGESNLGRLVGMPGRVAALDDSTFYRLPPPVDTAAVRLEVMASAPSLRSLAANVTAAHEAYKSAKSTYFPTIAVSAGDNWTANQENNFTLTPRRSLNLGFSFSPWTSLQRETQVEEASIEVTDAEVELADQRNFLAAQVNQVFAALSTAEETIAVTQASVTTGELNLRIATDQYRTGVSTITDVLTAQQQLLSAQGAAVQARYSYLLAKAQLEGIIGRKV; encoded by the coding sequence ATGAGTTGGAGAGGACGAATTGCGGGCGCCGTGCTGCTCGGGATGATCGCCGCCGGCCACGTTGATGCGCAGCAACCGGTCCAGGCGGTGACGCTCGAACAGGCGATCCGGCTGGCGCGCGCGGCGTCGCCAACCGTGGTCACTGCCCAGGGATCAACACGGGCCGCCCAACTCGAGACCCGGTCCGCGCTCTGGCAGTACATCCCGGCGCTCACACTCACGCCAGGCGCGAACCTCCTCCTTTCGTCGGGACAGGCACGCCTCGACCCGGTGACCTCGGAGCTGATCAGCGGCAACCAGAGCACCTTCTCCTATTCATTCGGGCTCAACGCGACATACACGATCTTTGATGGGTTCATGCGCACCTATCAGTTGCGGCGGCAGCGGGCGCTCGAAGCCGCGGCCAACGCGTCGCTCACCAGCACGATTTTCGCCAGCGACTACGGTGCGACGCAGGCGTTCTTCGCTGCACTTGCCGACCAGCAGCTGGTGGTCGTGGCGCAGAGCAACGTGGCATCGGCCGAGGCGCAGCTCAAGCTGGCGACGGCGAAACTGCACGCGGGATCGGGGCGGCTCTCCGATTCGCTCACGGCGCAGGGGACCTACCTCCAGTCGAAGCTCGGCGTCCTGCAGGCGCAGTCGAATCTGGTGAACGGGGAGAGCAATCTCGGGCGGCTCGTCGGGATGCCGGGCCGGGTCGCTGCGCTCGATGATTCGACGTTCTACCGCCTTCCCCCTCCGGTCGACACCGCCGCCGTGCGCCTTGAGGTGATGGCGTCGGCGCCGAGCCTCAGGAGCCTCGCCGCGAACGTGACCGCGGCGCATGAGGCGTACAAATCAGCGAAGTCGACCTATTTCCCGACGATCGCGGTCTCGGCCGGCGACAACTGGACGGCGAACCAGGAAAACAATTTCACCCTCACGCCGCGCCGGAGCCTTAACCTCGGCTTCTCCTTCAGTCCCTGGACTTCGCTCCAGCGTGAGACCCAGGTGGAAGAGGCGTCGATCGAGGTGACCGACGCCGAAGTGGAACTTGCCGACCAACGGAACTTCCTCGCGGCGCAGGTCAACCAGGTCTTCGCGGCGCTGTCGACCGCTGAAGAGACGATCGCTGTCACCCAGGCGTCGGTTACTACCGGGGAGCTCAACCTCCGGATCGCGACCGACCAGTACCGGACCGGCGTCTCGACGATCACCGATGTTCTCACCGCGCAGCAGCAACTCCTCTCGGCGCAGGGGGCTGCGGTGCAGGCGAGGTACTCCTATCTATTGGCGAAGGCGCAGCTGGAAGGGATCATCGGCAGGAAGGTCTGA
- a CDS encoding efflux RND transporter permease subunit, which translates to MIRWAAHRPAVLWAIAAGIFVSGAVAFGKLPLATRSTIEFPRLQVNASFPGASPELIETYLTAPIEGVVQGVRGVRRTSSTSEEGASTVTVDLDPGADITLARLGILERIQTLKRDLPAQANVSVSNWVPKDLQQQPLLEVNVVGPYTPGALARVVRDILEPKLSSIPGIAGVNENGGADNRITVEYDPTLLHQLNIQPTALSTALASARQVQALGEIRRGSLAMSVSIHDQPHLVADLARLPVIAPGGRTFSLGQVAAIRPEEDANGQFYRLNGQTAVSISLYREPGADAIRTAALARAALPGLKALVPPGVRLRVNSDESEDLAHELDDLVTRGAIAFASVFLVLLLSLRSGPRALLVIGSAAVAIAGAALSLYLMHIPANLLTLAGLGMGVGILVQNGLVVVERLRAARNTPDGRADAGARIAPAVLGSTLTTTVVLLPFLYLQGNTRAAFAPFAIAFALALFWSVGTSLVFVPAVGRGEEGRALGWPRLGRLYERMVAATLRWRYLTLGLTVVALAVLTWGFIKKVPRVDWGRDFGAPRTTITASVGFPRGSDPAAVEHIISELEADAVGQPGVALVRSTGNRRNGNVNVEFTAEGSASDAPWVVSDKLTERAVLVGGTDNVSVSKPEGPGFYSSSGGSGSVSRRITILGYSYEGVLQMALDLKARLERIPRVRDVDVNGGNSYGSEHAVSVSLAPDRTALGRIGASAQDYSNSVSRQIRGISGSTTLQEGDDEVEVLLRAAGASERDIGQLSDALVSNPRGVPTRIGDVSTVGEVVGLSEIDRRDQQYVRTLTYDFRGPQKLADRVHKAFMNSITTPPGYTVADETYNYQADESAKGLNRVFALGIILVLLAVAIVFNSVWAAAMVLLALPMALGGVIAAFWFTHTAFTRQAAVGVILVVGLAVNHSILLIDAALQSRRSGTWLTFGDALHAATDRVTMIVLVTLTTLASLIPMAVGTKSDSIFGAIALATAGGTIAGTLGVMFVMPAMLMGLARSNARRSA; encoded by the coding sequence ATGATTCGCTGGGCGGCACATCGTCCCGCCGTCCTCTGGGCGATTGCAGCCGGGATCTTCGTGTCGGGTGCCGTGGCGTTCGGCAAGCTTCCGCTGGCGACGCGCAGCACCATCGAATTCCCTCGGCTGCAGGTCAACGCATCGTTCCCGGGTGCCTCGCCGGAATTGATCGAGACGTACCTCACCGCGCCGATCGAGGGCGTGGTCCAGGGTGTTCGTGGTGTACGGCGTACCTCGTCGACCTCCGAGGAGGGTGCTTCGACGGTCACCGTCGACCTCGATCCCGGCGCCGACATTACTCTGGCGCGCCTTGGCATCCTCGAACGAATCCAGACGCTGAAGCGGGACCTTCCGGCGCAGGCGAATGTGTCGGTGTCCAACTGGGTACCGAAAGATCTGCAGCAACAACCACTGCTTGAAGTGAACGTTGTCGGACCGTACACGCCTGGGGCGCTGGCGCGCGTCGTTCGCGACATTCTCGAACCGAAGCTGTCGAGCATTCCCGGCATTGCCGGCGTGAATGAGAACGGCGGCGCCGACAACCGGATCACGGTCGAGTACGATCCAACCCTGCTGCATCAGCTCAACATCCAGCCGACCGCGCTGAGCACTGCGCTGGCGAGCGCCAGGCAGGTCCAGGCGCTCGGCGAGATCCGCCGCGGTTCGCTCGCGATGAGCGTATCGATCCACGATCAGCCACATCTGGTCGCGGACCTGGCGCGCCTTCCAGTCATCGCGCCGGGAGGGAGAACGTTCTCGCTGGGACAGGTGGCGGCGATTCGCCCCGAGGAAGATGCCAACGGCCAGTTCTATCGACTGAATGGCCAGACCGCCGTGTCGATCTCGCTCTACCGCGAGCCCGGCGCCGATGCGATCAGGACCGCGGCGCTCGCCCGCGCAGCGCTTCCGGGTCTGAAGGCGCTCGTTCCGCCCGGCGTGCGGCTCAGGGTCAACAGCGATGAGAGCGAGGATCTCGCCCACGAACTCGACGACCTGGTCACCCGCGGCGCGATCGCCTTTGCGTCGGTCTTTCTCGTCCTGCTGCTCTCCCTCCGGAGTGGGCCGCGCGCGCTGCTGGTGATCGGAAGTGCCGCTGTCGCCATCGCGGGGGCGGCGCTGTCGCTCTACCTGATGCACATCCCCGCGAACCTGCTGACCCTCGCCGGCCTCGGCATGGGGGTCGGCATCCTGGTCCAGAATGGGCTCGTGGTGGTGGAACGGCTGCGTGCGGCACGGAACACACCCGATGGCCGCGCCGATGCCGGTGCGCGGATTGCGCCGGCGGTACTCGGTTCGACCCTCACCACGACGGTCGTCCTCCTTCCATTTCTCTATCTGCAGGGAAACACGCGCGCCGCGTTCGCGCCGTTCGCGATCGCCTTTGCGCTGGCGCTCTTCTGGTCGGTCGGGACATCGCTGGTCTTCGTCCCCGCAGTCGGCAGAGGGGAAGAAGGACGCGCGCTCGGCTGGCCACGTCTCGGCAGGCTCTACGAACGGATGGTCGCGGCGACGCTTCGCTGGAGGTACCTGACCCTCGGCCTCACAGTCGTGGCGCTCGCGGTGCTGACCTGGGGGTTCATCAAGAAGGTGCCGCGCGTCGACTGGGGGCGCGACTTCGGCGCACCGAGAACGACGATCACCGCGAGCGTCGGTTTTCCGCGGGGATCAGATCCTGCGGCGGTGGAACACATCATCTCCGAGCTCGAAGCCGATGCGGTGGGACAGCCGGGGGTGGCGCTGGTCCGGTCGACTGGAAATCGGCGGAACGGCAATGTGAACGTCGAATTCACCGCAGAGGGGAGCGCGTCGGATGCGCCGTGGGTGGTATCGGACAAGCTCACCGAACGTGCGGTGCTCGTTGGCGGTACGGACAATGTCTCTGTCTCGAAGCCGGAAGGGCCGGGATTCTACAGTTCGTCGGGCGGGAGCGGCTCAGTGTCGCGGCGGATTACGATCCTCGGCTACTCGTACGAAGGTGTGCTGCAGATGGCGCTCGACCTCAAGGCGCGACTCGAGCGGATCCCGCGGGTGCGCGACGTCGACGTGAACGGTGGCAATTCGTACGGCAGCGAGCACGCAGTGAGCGTATCACTCGCCCCCGACCGTACCGCACTCGGCCGGATCGGCGCATCGGCGCAGGACTATTCGAACAGCGTATCACGGCAGATCAGGGGCATTTCTGGCTCGACCACGCTGCAGGAGGGCGACGACGAAGTGGAGGTCTTGCTCCGTGCGGCAGGGGCAAGCGAGCGAGATATCGGGCAGCTGTCGGACGCGCTGGTGTCGAATCCGCGCGGCGTTCCGACGCGGATCGGCGACGTGAGCACCGTCGGCGAAGTGGTGGGACTTTCGGAGATCGATCGGCGCGACCAGCAGTACGTCCGGACGCTGACCTACGATTTCCGCGGACCGCAGAAGCTTGCCGACCGGGTGCACAAGGCGTTCATGAATTCAATCACCACGCCGCCGGGATATACTGTCGCCGACGAGACCTACAACTACCAGGCAGACGAGTCCGCCAAGGGGCTCAACCGGGTCTTCGCGCTCGGCATCATCCTGGTCCTCCTCGCCGTCGCCATCGTCTTCAACTCGGTGTGGGCGGCGGCTATGGTCCTCCTGGCGCTGCCGATGGCGCTCGGCGGAGTGATCGCGGCGTTCTGGTTCACCCATACGGCGTTCACCAGGCAGGCGGCGGTCGGCGTGATCCTCGTCGTCGGGCTCGCGGTCAATCATTCGATCCTCCTGATCGACGCCGCGCTGCAATCGCGCCGCAGTGGAACGTGGCTCACCTTCGGCGACGCGCTCCACGCCGCGACCGATCGCGTCACGATGATCGTGCTGGTGACGCTGACGACGCTGGCGTCGCTGATTCCGATGGCGGTCGGCACCAAGTCCGATTCGATCTTCGGAGCGATCGCGCTCGCGACCGCAGGCGGAACGATTGCCGGCACGCTCGGAGTGATGTTCGTCATGCCGGCGATGCTGATGGGATTGGCGCGGTCGAACGCGAGGAGGAGCGCTTGA
- a CDS encoding efflux RND transporter permease subunit, whose product MSLSSAALRRPVTTIAATMTLVLLGAVSISQMPVSLLPDVTLPVLAVRTVYKGAAAEEVSRFVAEPIEKAIGAIPGLTGMRSVSRNGEDNTTLQFAWGTDMAKTVLAVREHLDNASTSFPTGVDRPTLLTSDPGERPIAVLALTGPGDLRAIARTGQDVHARRLEQIAGVASVAVVGDPTDEIRVDVDPDRARALGITPDDVATAISNANAIDNGGTVRRGQFRFSVRTLTELQDPAQIRDVPVGPAAQGIKLSDIATVTPASADPRTVVRLDGKAAIGLVVYKDAGSNTVAVTAELQKTLDLLAKQFPDVHVRIVAAQAKFVSAALSNLWQEIVVGGILSILIIVLFLRDVRMSLAIGVMVPLSVFVSLTLMQLFHVTINIFSLGGLALAVGMLVDNSIVVAEATERGRDLGEGTRESARVATDEVAAPLIAGTLTTALVFGPIVFVQGLSAALFRDLSISVVVTLMASLVLALTLMPVLTLWGRKKSDPVPRPSTGSGPVARDDKANAEDHADERWRPEMAHQPHMHALPANASFLDRVGFRLTRVYEVGLTWSLRYPGRVIAMAVVCVAFTVYLLVHLPREILPQVDEGSVTAELRLPPATAIEETIRQAGRLQAAAASLGSVGTYARIGSASDEEVLSGAEPGSPATAMFVFPVPHGTNAPAFADRLRRAVPDLAQGALAIDLAGQSEFGSLIGREGRTVRVEVSAQKDGDAERAAAQVRAAVATVPDLADVRDAFTGTEPIMEVSLLRDRIARRGLPISAVLNSLQGALGGVQASDLRETDRRTPIRVRYAGSANENLQTALASTVQGVPLGELVSVEETRAPVEVVRVDQRPVSVVEAVVERGGTARASDAVDKAVSKLTLAPGVEWQITGADQEQRKTTKQLSLVAVLSAALMFLVLAGEFSSFTSPLIIMTTVPIAGAGSVILLWLTGQSLNAVSLIGIVVMIGMADNEAVVKLDAIHRYRDLGYPIDEAVLRGGHKRLRAITMTTFTAIAGVIPLVLNLGSGGALYQPLGAAVLGGSVTQLAVTFFLMPALYAMIERSKARKTVAVASVAEPA is encoded by the coding sequence ATGTCGCTGAGCTCCGCGGCGCTCCGCCGCCCCGTCACCACCATCGCCGCCACGATGACCCTCGTCCTCCTGGGCGCGGTGTCGATTTCGCAGATGCCGGTGTCGCTCCTCCCCGACGTCACGCTGCCGGTGCTCGCGGTGCGCACCGTATATAAGGGAGCCGCTGCCGAAGAGGTGTCGCGCTTCGTTGCCGAACCGATCGAGAAGGCGATCGGCGCGATTCCCGGCCTCACCGGCATGCGCTCGGTCAGTCGCAACGGCGAGGACAACACCACGCTGCAGTTCGCGTGGGGGACCGACATGGCGAAGACGGTCCTCGCCGTGCGCGAGCACCTCGACAACGCATCCACATCGTTTCCCACCGGCGTCGACCGGCCGACGCTGCTGACCTCGGACCCCGGTGAGCGGCCGATCGCAGTCCTGGCGCTCACCGGTCCCGGTGACCTCCGCGCCATCGCGCGCACCGGCCAGGATGTCCACGCTCGGCGCCTCGAGCAGATCGCCGGCGTCGCGAGCGTCGCGGTCGTCGGTGACCCGACCGACGAAATCCGCGTCGATGTCGATCCCGATCGCGCCCGAGCGCTGGGAATCACCCCCGACGACGTCGCCACCGCGATCAGCAACGCCAATGCGATCGACAATGGCGGCACCGTGCGCCGCGGCCAGTTCCGTTTTTCGGTGCGAACGCTCACCGAATTGCAGGACCCGGCGCAGATCCGCGACGTCCCGGTCGGCCCGGCGGCGCAGGGGATCAAGCTCTCCGATATCGCCACGGTGACTCCGGCGAGTGCCGACCCGCGCACCGTGGTGCGCCTCGACGGGAAGGCCGCGATCGGGCTCGTTGTCTACAAGGACGCCGGTTCCAATACCGTCGCCGTCACGGCAGAATTGCAGAAGACCCTCGATCTCTTGGCGAAGCAGTTCCCCGATGTACACGTCCGCATCGTCGCGGCGCAGGCAAAGTTCGTCAGCGCGGCACTCTCCAACCTCTGGCAGGAGATCGTCGTCGGCGGGATCCTCTCGATCCTGATCATCGTCCTCTTCCTGCGCGACGTGCGGATGTCGCTCGCGATCGGCGTGATGGTGCCGCTGTCGGTCTTCGTGTCGCTCACGCTGATGCAGCTCTTCCATGTCACGATCAACATCTTCTCCCTCGGCGGACTCGCACTCGCCGTCGGGATGTTGGTCGACAACAGTATCGTGGTGGCCGAGGCGACCGAGCGGGGTCGCGATCTCGGCGAAGGGACGCGCGAATCGGCACGCGTCGCGACTGACGAAGTTGCGGCGCCACTGATCGCCGGGACGCTCACCACTGCGCTCGTCTTCGGGCCGATCGTCTTCGTGCAGGGGCTGTCGGCGGCGCTCTTTCGTGACCTGTCGATTTCGGTGGTGGTGACGCTGATGGCGTCGCTGGTGCTGGCGCTGACGCTGATGCCGGTGCTGACATTGTGGGGGCGGAAGAAGAGCGACCCGGTCCCTCGCCCTTCGACAGGCTCAGGGCCGGTCGCTCGGGATGACAAGGCCAACGCCGAGGACCACGCCGACGAACGCTGGCGCCCCGAAATGGCGCACCAGCCACACATGCACGCGCTTCCGGCTAATGCCTCCTTTCTCGACCGCGTCGGGTTCCGGCTCACGCGGGTCTACGAAGTGGGCCTCACCTGGTCGCTCCGCTATCCGGGACGCGTGATAGCGATGGCGGTGGTATGCGTCGCGTTCACCGTTTATCTCCTCGTCCACCTGCCGCGCGAGATCCTGCCGCAGGTCGACGAGGGGAGCGTGACCGCAGAACTGCGCCTCCCGCCGGCGACTGCGATCGAGGAGACGATTCGTCAGGCGGGGCGGCTGCAGGCGGCCGCCGCATCGCTCGGCAGCGTCGGCACCTACGCCAGGATCGGGTCGGCGAGCGACGAGGAAGTGCTGAGCGGCGCAGAGCCCGGCTCGCCGGCGACGGCGATGTTCGTCTTTCCGGTCCCCCACGGAACCAACGCGCCGGCGTTCGCGGACCGCCTGCGCCGAGCGGTCCCCGATCTCGCGCAGGGCGCGCTGGCGATCGACCTCGCCGGGCAATCGGAGTTTGGTTCGCTGATCGGGCGTGAAGGGCGCACCGTTCGTGTCGAGGTCTCCGCGCAGAAGGATGGCGATGCAGAGCGCGCGGCAGCCCAGGTGCGTGCCGCGGTCGCTACGGTCCCCGACCTCGCCGATGTGCGCGACGCCTTCACCGGGACCGAGCCGATCATGGAGGTGTCGCTGCTGCGCGACCGGATCGCGCGCCGAGGGCTCCCGATCAGCGCGGTACTCAACTCGCTGCAAGGCGCGCTGGGCGGGGTGCAGGCGAGCGACCTCCGTGAGACCGATCGTCGCACACCGATCCGGGTCCGCTACGCCGGGAGTGCCAACGAGAATCTTCAGACGGCGCTCGCGTCGACGGTGCAGGGTGTTCCTCTCGGCGAACTCGTCTCCGTCGAGGAGACGCGTGCACCGGTGGAAGTGGTCCGCGTCGACCAGCGGCCGGTCTCCGTCGTCGAGGCGGTGGTCGAACGCGGCGGCACGGCGCGCGCGTCGGACGCCGTCGACAAGGCGGTCTCGAAGCTCACTCTCGCGCCGGGGGTGGAATGGCAGATCACCGGCGCCGACCAGGAGCAGCGCAAGACGACGAAGCAGCTCTCCCTCGTCGCCGTTCTCTCCGCGGCGCTGATGTTCCTCGTCCTCGCCGGTGAGTTCTCCTCATTCACCTCGCCGCTGATCATCATGACCACCGTACCGATCGCCGGCGCGGGGAGCGTGATCCTCCTCTGGCTTACCGGGCAGTCGCTCAACGCTGTCTCATTGATTGGTATAGTGGTGATGATCGGGATGGCCGACAACGAAGCGGTCGTCAAGCTTGACGCGATCCACCGCTACCGCGACCTCGGCTATCCGATCGATGAAGCGGTCCTTCGCGGCGGACACAAGCGACTCCGCGCCATCACGATGACGACGTTCACCGCAATCGCCGGCGTCATCCCGCTCGTCCTCAACCTCGGCAGTGGCGGCGCCCTCTACCAGCCGCTCGGCGCCGCGGTGCTCGGTGGGTCGGTGACGCAGCTCGCGGTGACCTTCTTCCTGATGCCGGCTCTGTATGCGATGATCGAACGGAGCAAGGCGCGGAAGACGGTGGCCGTCGCATCGGTGGCGGAGCCGGCATGA
- a CDS encoding efflux RND transporter periplasmic adaptor subunit, whose product MIGSRFPHAAIAATLATAATLTSCKSKANDSTTGDPITAAVDSSKAGSTLALPVVGEPVRKGDLVLTVNATGQIRTDARTDVKAEATGTVQAVPIRAGDHVTRNEILAKLDPTPLDLDVRAAQASLNADIVNYNTQVYTDSTVEGQIRPERRAFVRASTGVDGAQVALDKATLARQHAVITAPFDGVIENVSVAVGDHISAGADIATVVDMKDLRVEAQVLEHDLPLLRVGGEAWVTIAAFPDKPVRGTIAALLPLVDTVTRAGRAIIRIAGDGTLRPGMYADIKLEANRLPNRILVPARAVIERDNRPLVFVAQNGQAQWVYVNAGRSNGIDTEILPDSASGQIPLKPGDIVLTDGQLTLTHQAPIQLIKKRTGDTP is encoded by the coding sequence ATGATCGGTTCGCGATTCCCGCACGCCGCCATCGCCGCCACGCTCGCCACCGCCGCGACCCTGACGTCGTGCAAGTCGAAGGCGAACGATTCAACCACCGGCGATCCGATCACCGCCGCCGTCGATTCCTCCAAGGCCGGCAGCACCCTCGCCCTTCCCGTCGTCGGCGAGCCGGTGCGCAAGGGCGACCTCGTCCTCACCGTCAACGCCACCGGGCAGATCCGCACCGACGCCCGCACCGATGTGAAGGCCGAGGCGACCGGAACGGTGCAGGCAGTGCCGATCCGCGCCGGCGACCATGTCACCCGCAACGAGATCCTCGCCAAGCTCGATCCGACACCGCTCGACCTCGATGTGCGCGCTGCGCAGGCGTCGCTCAACGCCGACATCGTGAACTACAACACGCAGGTCTACACCGATTCCACCGTCGAGGGACAGATCCGTCCCGAGCGGCGCGCCTTCGTCCGCGCATCGACCGGCGTCGACGGCGCGCAGGTCGCCCTCGACAAGGCGACGCTGGCACGCCAGCACGCCGTGATCACCGCGCCGTTCGACGGCGTGATCGAAAACGTATCAGTTGCAGTCGGCGATCACATCTCCGCCGGCGCCGACATCGCCACTGTTGTCGACATGAAAGACCTCCGTGTCGAAGCGCAGGTCCTCGAGCACGATCTCCCGCTCCTTCGCGTCGGCGGCGAAGCGTGGGTCACCATCGCCGCATTTCCCGACAAGCCGGTGCGCGGCACCATCGCAGCACTGCTGCCGCTTGTCGACACCGTGACCCGTGCGGGGCGCGCGATCATCCGGATCGCCGGCGACGGCACGCTCCGCCCCGGGATGTACGCCGACATCAAGCTCGAGGCGAACCGGTTGCCGAACCGGATTCTCGTCCCCGCGCGCGCCGTGATCGAACGCGACAATCGGCCGCTCGTCTTCGTGGCGCAGAACGGCCAGGCGCAGTGGGTCTATGTGAATGCCGGGCGCAGCAACGGTATCGACACCGAAATCCTTCCCGACAGCGCCAGCGGCCAGATCCCGCTCAAACCGGGCGACATCGTCCTCACCGACGGCCAGCTGACGCTCACGCACCAGGCGCCGATCCAGCTCATCAAGAAGCGCACCGGCGACACGCCCTGA
- a CDS encoding 6-bladed beta-propeller, with amino-acid sequence MRLRTVVAVVVVMGCHGDSHIRRVPKSSRGATVTLVDSVVLQDPDSMPLGAYTAFVAHSGRGDYFVNDMQSRRVLHFRGNGAFAGVVGKPGSGPGEFQLPGPLHLVAHDSLLAVVDVNRHAMEVFDASTGGFDRMVALPAQDIGQDWQVEGDTVYFALHMTEGIAGRWVWTHDSVHAIGRMPTRFRGASGVLMGYGVSELAPHDAGFAMLLPGEIGLDFVDSAGAWLGSVPIPAARRRGQPDDLVARQQKLRPTDANQVLASASAGLNRQADGNYLIAYVDMEMLGTAGHGGRYGAFRTYLALLAPDGNHACVDAELPVETDVTPIPFFRGDTVSVLARQVNSQNRVRSVVYSYVVSPTGCDWVPTGGFIRGDGNGVREAAR; translated from the coding sequence ATGCGTCTTCGTACCGTGGTCGCCGTGGTGGTCGTGATGGGGTGCCACGGTGACTCGCATATTCGTCGAGTGCCGAAATCCAGCCGTGGCGCAACGGTCACTCTGGTCGATTCGGTTGTCCTGCAGGACCCTGACTCCATGCCGCTTGGTGCGTACACGGCCTTTGTCGCGCATTCGGGTCGCGGCGACTATTTCGTCAATGACATGCAATCGCGGAGAGTCCTGCACTTTCGTGGCAACGGCGCCTTCGCTGGTGTCGTTGGCAAGCCGGGGAGTGGGCCCGGGGAATTCCAGCTTCCCGGACCGCTGCATCTGGTCGCCCACGACTCGCTGCTGGCGGTGGTCGATGTCAATCGGCACGCAATGGAGGTGTTCGATGCGTCGACCGGCGGCTTTGACCGAATGGTAGCGCTACCTGCGCAGGACATTGGTCAGGACTGGCAGGTCGAAGGCGACACTGTGTACTTCGCCCTCCACATGACCGAGGGGATTGCGGGGCGATGGGTATGGACCCACGACTCCGTTCATGCAATCGGTCGGATGCCGACGAGATTTCGCGGAGCCTCAGGCGTGCTCATGGGGTATGGCGTCTCGGAACTTGCACCTCACGACGCCGGCTTCGCGATGCTGCTGCCGGGTGAAATCGGCCTCGACTTTGTGGATTCGGCCGGGGCGTGGTTGGGAAGCGTTCCGATCCCGGCAGCCCGGCGGCGGGGCCAGCCAGACGATCTTGTTGCGCGGCAACAGAAGCTTCGACCCACCGATGCGAATCAGGTGCTGGCATCGGCGTCAGCTGGTCTCAATCGGCAGGCGGACGGGAATTACCTCATCGCCTACGTCGACATGGAAATGCTCGGTACCGCCGGGCATGGCGGCCGATACGGCGCGTTTCGAACGTATTTGGCACTCCTCGCGCCGGACGGCAATCACGCGTGTGTCGACGCAGAACTTCCGGTTGAAACAGATGTCACGCCGATCCCGTTCTTTCGGGGCGACACGGTGAGCGTCCTGGCGCGACAAGTCAACAGCCAGAATCGCGTCCGATCGGTCGTTTACTCGTATGTGGTATCCCCAACCGGATGCGACTGGGTGCCTACCGGTGGTTTCATTCGTGGTGACGGCAACGGCGTGAGGGAGGCAGCCCGATGA